From the genome of bacterium, one region includes:
- a CDS encoding SprT family zinc-dependent metalloprotease, which yields MNDIKIDKIIRSKRKTIGIEITSEASLIVRVPLRTSLEHIKKIVDKKRFWIRKKQKTAKEKKNIPRKFVEGEKFLYLGNTYCLSIFNNPSPPLLFNQKFLLSRDYLPYAQEIFVAWYKNQAYYKIKERLDWYSTLSGLKYNGFKITNARKRWGSCNGKDRLCFSWRLIMTPLSVIDYVVVHELTHIVEKNHSKRFWHKLKIILPNYEESKKWLKENGYLLGI from the coding sequence ATGAATGACATCAAAATAGACAAAATAATTCGTTCTAAAAGAAAAACAATAGGTATTGAGATTACCTCGGAGGCAAGCTTAATTGTGCGCGTGCCTCTGCGGACTTCTTTAGAACATATTAAAAAAATAGTTGATAAAAAGCGGTTTTGGATTCGAAAAAAACAGAAAACGGCTAAAGAGAAAAAAAACATACCCAGAAAATTTGTCGAGGGAGAAAAATTCCTCTATCTGGGTAACACCTATTGCCTCTCTATCTTTAATAATCCTTCCCCACCACTTTTATTTAACCAGAAATTTTTGCTTTCAAGAGATTATCTTCCTTATGCCCAGGAGATATTTGTTGCCTGGTATAAAAACCAGGCATACTATAAGATTAAGGAGAGATTAGACTGGTATTCTACTTTATCAGGATTGAAATATAATGGATTCAAGATAACGAATGCTAGAAAGCGGTGGGGTTCTTGCAATGGGAAAGACAGGTTATGTTTTAGCTGGCGGCTCATTATGACACCGTTAAGTGTTATAGATTATGTCGTTGTTCATGAATTAACACATATCGTCGAAAAAAATCACTCAAAGAGATTCTGGCACAAATTAAAGATAATCCTCCCTAATTATGAAGAAAGTAAAAAGTGGTTGAAAGAGAATGGGTATTTGTTAGGGATATAA